CAAGCCGAGCAGATGAATGTCCACCCCAAGGTGGCGCTTTTCTTCACGACGACAACGGCCGGCATCACTGCCGGGAACGAATTCGTCAAACGCATTAACAACCATACCGTGGACGTTGAAGAAGCGGCATCCCAGGAAGCAATGGGGGCGCAGGCCAAGGCGCTGATCACTTGGGGCATGTCGCCGTCGAACTTCGAAGAACTCGCAAATATCAAGCAGCCGGTCCTCATCGTCAATGGCAAGCAAGACCTGATCATTCCGACCGTCAACTCGTACGTGCTGTATCAGCATCTGGCAAATGCACGCCTTGTCCTCTACCCCGAATCCGGTCATGGCGCGCTGTTCCAGTTCCACGAATCGTTCGTCGCCGAGGTCAACACGTTCCTGGACGGATCGAATTGAGTCGAACGTAGCATGGTCTCAAGCTTGACCAGATTTCCGCAGAAACGGGAGCCCATGGCAACTGCCAGCCTAACGAGATGTACGCGAAATTCGAGCGATTCGACCGTTGAAAACTTAGTTGACGACTGATCCACATCGGGCCGAGCAGGTACAATCGTTTATCCGCATCATGATGCCGATGACGAAACTACCGCTCGGCCTGCTACCCGTTTTGAAGGATTACTTAGAGGCGCTGCGAAGCAGCAGTGAGCGTCACGCCCTTCAAGTCAAAAACAGGATCGTATTCAATGAAACAAAGGAATAACAGCAACTGCCCGATTTGCTACTCACTCGATATCTTCGGGGATCGATGGACCTTGCTCATCGTCCGCGACATGGTGGCTAACCACAAGCAGTACTATCGGGAATTTCTGGGTTCGGACGAGGGCATCTCCACGAACATCCTGGCCGATCGACTTAAAAATCTCGTCGAACACGGCCTTGTGACGAAGGAAGACGACCCTGAAAACAGAAGCCAATCGGTCTATCACCCCACGGAAAAGGCCCTGGCGCTAGGACCAGTGCTCGAAGCCATCATGGATTGGGGACTCAAATATGGTCCGGAGTCGTTGACACCGCCCCCAGGATGGCAAGCGGCCACCGCGGCAAGTTAATCGATACGATAATATCTGTTCATTTCGAATGAGCGATCCGGCTAACGGAACGTTGACCGACGTGTTCGACTACTCGCGCGAATATTTTGGCGGTGTCAACTCGATGCCGTCGCGCGTTGTACCGCCGCCCCGCTGCGAGATACCGTTTCTCTCCATAGCGGCGGAAACCTCTCGATCCTTGCGTAGCGGCCTAGGGTGATACGCGCCCCTCCTAAGCGCCTTGAGAACCTCAACGAAAAAACTCCTCCCTCCCACCAAACCTATATGGCCTTCCGTTCACTAGCGGACAGTCTTCCTCCGAATCGGCGTTCATAGCGCTCCCGTCCAGCGCACTCTTATCATGACAATTGTCATGTATAATATCGAGGTTAAACGAACGCATTTTGGGGGAAGAATGAAGGTCAGTCGCGAACAGGTTGCCGCGAATCGGCAAAGCATCCTCGAAGCCTCGGGCCGTCTCTTCCGGGAGCGAGGTTTCGATGCCGTCACGGTCGTAGAAGTGATGAAAGCAGCCGGCCTAACGCATGGCGGGTTTTATGGCTACTTCGAGTCCAAAGACGACTTGATAGCACAGACCTTGGCGCATGTGCTCGCGCAGGACGATGAGCGTCCCACAAACCCGATCGAGTACGCTAGGGCATACCTTGCTCCGGTGCATCGTGACGACGTCGCCGGCGGCTGCCCGACTGCGGCGCTTGGCGCAGAAACCATCCGCCAATCTCGTCAAGCTCGCGCGGCAATGACCGAAGGGCAACGCAGAACATTTGAACGATTTAGCGAAGGCTTGCCTGACGCAACTCCCGAAGAGGCACGACGCGCCGCGATTGGAAGTTGGGCTGCAATGGTCGGCGCAATGGTGCTGGCACGGCTTGCTGATGACCCAAAACTGTCCGACGAAGTACTAGACCAAACTTACGCCTGGATTCGCGACAAAAATACTCATACCCTGTCGAACTGATTCGCATCCTGCGGGGAGGCATAGCGGTACGCCTACCTGAATACGAATGTGAACAGCACTCGTAGCGTCGCCAACGTGCACGGGCAATTGCGCTGGTTGCTGCGAAACGCCGGGGCAACCACAAGCTCTTAGCCCATTCTCGCGCTGTCACGCGCAGACAGGTCACCGGCCGCCATGTGCCGCCGGAACAGCGCCTCCTCACCCAATCAGCACCTCCGCCGCGAGAACCCAGGCCAGCAGATCTCTAGTGGTTGGCCTCACTTCGCCTCTCACTGGCGCCTTAGATCGCTACCTGGTAAGCGATGTTTGCGTCACCTCTCTTGCAGAGAAAGTGATGCTTCGATTTACTCGTCCAGGAACTGGATTGCGTGTTTCAGGAAGCGCTCCGGGTACTGGAAGTGCGAACCATGGCCCGCGTCGGGATACAAAATAACTTGTGAGTCGGGAATGTTTTGGCCGAGGTAGAACGAATTGACTGTCGAAATCATGATGTCTTCAATGCCGTTTACCACTAGCGTCGGCTGCTTGATAGCTTTCAGATGTTCGTAGGGCTTGTCGCCCCCGATTGGCACCATATAGGCCTGGTAACCGTCCCATTGTGCTGCTGCCACTTCCGGCGAGCTAAGCGGATCGGCATCTTTCCGCTGATGACGGCGTTCCCAAAACTCCAGACCGGCCTTTCGGGCCTGCTCCGAACGGCCGAAGAACAGGAAGAGAAAATCTTCTGCATTATGCACAGGCTTGGGTGCAATCTCAGCCATTCCAGGATCGATCCAGGGATCACCGCCGCGCGGACCCGTACCGAGAAGCAAGAGTTTGCGGACAAGTTCCGGGTGACGCAGAGCGACCTCTTGTGCCTGGAACCCACCAATAGAGAATCCCACGATATCGACCTTTTCGATTCCGAGCGCACGGATCACCGATGCGATGTCATCGGCCATATCTTCGAAACGATTCCGAGGGGCTCCTGACGAACTGGCGATTCCGCGACCGTTGTACAGAATGACCTCGCGACCCTCTGCGAGCCCGTCGGTCATCAGCGGATCCCAGTGATCCATGCCGCCGCGAAAATGCTGGATGAAGAACAAGGGCGTCGTGCCCTTCTTCCCCCAGCGTCGATATGCGTAACGAACTCCGTCGACTTCGACAAATTGGGTCGGTGCTGTGACATGCGAGACAGACATAGTGCATCTCCGATTTCTAAAAAATTGACAGTATTGAAAATCCTTAATCATGATAGTTATCATGATTAAGGCAATCATGATAACTATCATGTATAGTGTCAAGCATGAGTTGATGGCGCTGGCGAAAAAAAAAGACGTCCGTCACGAGCGGGCTGCCACGGCCCCAAACTGTCCGATGAGGTCTTGAAAGAAACCTATGCGTGGTTTCGAGCCGCCAACGTCGGGCATTCAACAAAGCGACCCGCGACGATGTGTCTGGCCATGCTTGCCGAACGTATGACGACATCGCCGCGTCACCTGATGCGGTTTCTAGTCCCCGGGCGTCTGCCGCTCCTTAACGATCGGCCCGGCAAAAGTCGCCTGTGAACTTATATGTGCCTACGGACCGGGACAGTTCGTAGGACACTTACCTTAGGAGAAGTAGACCCATGCAAGCACCAGGATCAGCAGTCACATTTCCGCGTCCGGACGGAAAGAAGGTCGAAGGGTATCTGGCACTGCCCAAAGAGGAAAACGGAGCACCGGCGGTCATCGTCTTGCAAGAATGGTGGGGATTGAACGACCAGATTCGTGGCGTGGCCGATCGCCTGGCTAACGCGGGCTATATCGCCCTAGTTCCTGATCTGTATCGCGGCGAATCAACCGTTGAAGAGGAAGAAGCACACCACCTCATGACCGGTCTGGATTTTGCCGAAGTTGCCTCTCAGGATGTGGCCGGCGCGGTGCAATTTCTCAAGGCGAAGTCCGATCGGATCGCAGTAATGGGTTATTGCATGGGTGGTGCACTAACGTTACTGTCGCTGTCCCACAATCCGGAGTTGGCGGCCGGTGCCGTGTGGTACGGATTTCCGCCGATCGAGTATATTGATGCGTCCAGGATCAAGGCTGCAGTGATTGGACATTGGGCCACCCAAGATGCTTTCTTTTCCATCGATACGGTTGGCGAGATCGAGGAACGCTTTCGGGAGGCCAAGGTGGATTTTGAGTTTCACCGCTACCTCGCCCATCACGGGTTTGCCAATGAAACCGCAGTGGGAAACGGACGAATTTCGCGTACCCAGTACGACGCTGCCTGGTCGCAGCAGGCGTGGGATCGAACGCTAACGTTCTTCGGCCGGACACTTTGGTCGTAATACCGGCCCAGACCTGACCTGATTTTCTAGCCATGACGACGTGAACCTGACAATCCAGAGACAACAATGTCTCGAGCAAGAGTTCACGTCGCAACCACTGAGTACCGGACGTCGACGGAGCGTCGATACGTTTTTAACAGGTAGTGCTCGACCGGCCGAAAGACGAAGAACCAAAGGAATGCCATCTGCTATCGCAGCGGATAGCTGTTTGTCAGCCTAACGCACTGCATTTGACCGCTACCAGCGATGTCGGCCTGTGGTTATCTGACGCTCGCCGATTCGTACATGTACCGACGCGACGTGGGAATCGAAGTGGCCGGCTTTCCTGCCTTTTGACAGAGAACCTTAAAAATAGCCACGTTGTCGACTGAGAAAGCATGCGCGCACCCGGCGAGGTACACGCGCCAGATTCGATACTTTTTCTCACCAATCATGCTGCGGATCTTTGCACCATGACGCTCGTATTCCGCTGTCCACATTTCAAGCGTCTTCATGTAATGACGCCACAGATTTTCGACATCTAACGCTTCCAACCCACCCTCTTGCATGCACTTCAGCGCGAGCGATAAATGGGGTAACTCCCCTGGCCGGTTGTCGAGGAAACTGAATGTAGTTGAAGGGGGATGACGGGTCCAATCAAATATACGTATTACGGACATCAATCTGGACTATTTCCAGCTTGCAAGGTGCTGCCCAGATAGCTACCTTTCGCTCTCCAAACGTCTGCCTCCGGATCGATCGCTGCGGAAAGTAGCGCTGAAGCAAACCGAAGAACCTAACTCGGCAGTGGTAAAGGTTTTCACGTTGCGTTAGCTCATCCGAGTCAGGCAATTGAACGAACGCACTTGGAACGGGCTTACGCCAATTGGCTTCGCTCGATGCCAGACCAGCCTTCGACAACGTTGACAATGCGCGTCGACCGAGCGTCGAATCTGCTTCGACGCTCCTCGCGAGTAAGGAGGAAGGAGCCTGCTGGTCGGCGTGGAACTCCAGCACGGCGATGATGTGCGCAGCGGAGGAAATCCGTACAGTCGTCAGGTCTAGCTAGATACCGTTTCTATCACAGTGTGAAATGTCAGTTGACGATGACCGCGAGCTCTCGACTGGCGAAACGGAGAATGACATGAGACTGCGAACGTAGAGGCGGCGTGGCGCCGTGTGATTCTTCGTCTTATACAAAGAGTGTATTCAATTTGCACAATTTAATAAGTCGACTCGGCGATGTAGACTGAACCTTCTCTCTTCGAAGCTTAGCGAAGCAGATTCGCGACGTGACCAGCACAATTTGCCAATATCATTCATGGAGTCGTCATGCAGTCAAAGTCTTCGACGGCCCCTTTTGATCGCGCTCCTGATAGCATCCACGCCCGTGTTTGCGAGCGGCTACAGCCGCGCTCCGCAATACAATCCGAGGCTGGGGGCACCCACGTCAAAACGCGGCCAAGGCTTTCAGACGCTCGCATCGAAGAATCAGTCGACGTTCCGCTCAGACGCCGCTTGTGGCCCCCGACAGGCACCGTGACGCAGTCTGGACGCAACGCGTCCGGTTATATCGGGCAGAGTCGGCGGTCGGCCAGTGAAGTGAACCATCAGGACGTCAGCGCTATGACGCAAGCACGATTACCAGACGCCCGTGCGCTTTCGCTGGCAGTTAGATACGATAGTCACGCGAGCCAGGTGAATGCCACGTATCGTTCGAGCATGACTGACGCGCCCGCGTGGCGTTGGGTTGTTGAGGAACTGGCACTGAGCGACGGTCACTGGAATCCAGTAAAGGAGATTCAAAAACTCGAACGTGCTATCCCTCGGATTGGTGCGCACTCGTTCGCAGAATGTGCTTCGCTATCCTTGGGTCTACCCGACGCCAAGGAAGCGGGACGAGGTTTTAAAAGGTTTGCACTCGTCGAGCGAGTGGAAGAAAAAACCGTGTTGCTCTCTTGGGCCGGATCGACTTGTGGGAGATTCACTGATCGGCGCTGGACGCTTTGTCGAAGTACGGGCGAATTTCGATGCGCCATGAGCGGCATGAAAATAAGCCGCGGCGAGTTCGTATACAGGCCCGCCCCTCAGCGCGGCGAGGTTCGGGTGGAAGAAGACGTCATTCTCGCGTCCGTTATTGATTCCGTGG
This genomic stretch from Paraburkholderia bryophila harbors:
- a CDS encoding winged helix-turn-helix transcriptional regulator, with the translated sequence MKQRNNSNCPICYSLDIFGDRWTLLIVRDMVANHKQYYREFLGSDEGISTNILADRLKNLVEHGLVTKEDDPENRSQSVYHPTEKALALGPVLEAIMDWGLKYGPESLTPPPGWQAATAAS
- a CDS encoding DUF3331 domain-containing protein produces the protein MTQARLPDARALSLAVRYDSHASQVNATYRSSMTDAPAWRWVVEELALSDGHWNPVKEIQKLERAIPRIGAHSFAECASLSLGLPDAKEAGRGFKRFALVERVEEKTVLLSWAGSTCGRFTDRRWTLCRSTGEFRCAMSGMKISRGEFVYRPAPQRGEVRVEEDVILASVIDSVALDQSTD
- a CDS encoding alpha/beta fold hydrolase, coding for MSVSHVTAPTQFVEVDGVRYAYRRWGKKGTTPLFFIQHFRGGMDHWDPLMTDGLAEGREVILYNGRGIASSSGAPRNRFEDMADDIASVIRALGIEKVDIVGFSIGGFQAQEVALRHPELVRKLLLLGTGPRGGDPWIDPGMAEIAPKPVHNAEDFLFLFFGRSEQARKAGLEFWERRHQRKDADPLSSPEVAAAQWDGYQAYMVPIGGDKPYEHLKAIKQPTLVVNGIEDIMISTVNSFYLGQNIPDSQVILYPDAGHGSHFQYPERFLKHAIQFLDE
- a CDS encoding dienelactone hydrolase family protein, translated to MQAPGSAVTFPRPDGKKVEGYLALPKEENGAPAVIVLQEWWGLNDQIRGVADRLANAGYIALVPDLYRGESTVEEEEAHHLMTGLDFAEVASQDVAGAVQFLKAKSDRIAVMGYCMGGALTLLSLSHNPELAAGAVWYGFPPIEYIDASRIKAAVIGHWATQDAFFSIDTVGEIEERFREAKVDFEFHRYLAHHGFANETAVGNGRISRTQYDAAWSQQAWDRTLTFFGRTLWS
- a CDS encoding TetR/AcrR family transcriptional regulator, whose protein sequence is MTIVMYNIEVKRTHFGGRMKVSREQVAANRQSILEASGRLFRERGFDAVTVVEVMKAAGLTHGGFYGYFESKDDLIAQTLAHVLAQDDERPTNPIEYARAYLAPVHRDDVAGGCPTAALGAETIRQSRQARAAMTEGQRRTFERFSEGLPDATPEEARRAAIGSWAAMVGAMVLARLADDPKLSDEVLDQTYAWIRDKNTHTLSN